Proteins from one Impatiens glandulifera chromosome 2, dImpGla2.1, whole genome shotgun sequence genomic window:
- the LOC124924654 gene encoding protein FAR1-RELATED SEQUENCE 3-like, translated as MESGSTSCRRLNFEANEECQDDGVKVINEGLNNKNDLENIEAPISEDFLPSIGQEIESEEVAYQFYLTYARRIGFSIKKSRCHINKSGKMFDRVLCYSAHGKKEIDKCHDLYVKNKRAETAIQIEMASEVGIPQKHLMIIWLDKWNKKRGGWGFKRCIGIFEKQQLQDPNFFYVIQLDEDDLITNIYWFDAKMRADYSHFGDVICFDTTYRKNNEGRPIALFVGVNHHKQSIIFGVSLLYDEISISFEWLFDTFSKAMREKKSTTILTDQDAAMTKALTLR; from the exons ATGGAAAGTGGATCTACAAGTTGTCGTCGGTTGAATTTTGAAGCAAATGAAGAGTGTCAGGATGATGGCGTGAAAGTTATTAACgaag ggttgaacaataaaaatgatttgGAGAATATTGAGGCACCTATATCAGAAGACTTTCTACCTAGTATAGGTCAAGAAATTGAAAGTGAAGAAGTTGcttatcaattttatttgacATATGCTAGAAGGATTGGATTTAGCATAAAAAAATCTAGATGTCATATTAATAAATCAGGTAAAATGTTTGACAGAGTGTTATGTTACAGTGCACATGGCAAAAAGGAAATAGATAAATGTCATGATCTTTATGTGAAAAACAAACGTGCTGAAACAG CGATACAAATTGAGATGGCTAGTGAAGTTGGAATCCCCCAAAAGCATCTCATGATCATATGGCTAGACAAGTGG AACAAGAAACGTGGTGGTTGGGGATTCAAGAGGTGTATTGGAATATTTGAAAAACAGCAGTTACAAGATCCTAATTTTTTCTATGTTATTCAACTTGATGAAGATGACctaataactaatatttattggTTTGATGCTAAGATGAGAGCTGATTACAGTCATTTTGGAGATGTTATTTGTTTTGACACAACTTATAGGAAGAACAATGAAGGTCGTCCAATTGCGTTGTTTGTAGGTGTTAATCATCATAAACAATCGATAATTTTTGGTGTATCTTTATTGTATGATGAGATATCTATATCATTTGAGTGGTTATTTGATACATTTAGTAAAGCCATGAGGGAGAAAAAATCAACAACTATTCTCACAGATCAAGATGCAGCCATGACAAAGGCTTTAACTTTGAGATGA
- the LOC124924655 gene encoding protein FAR-RED IMPAIRED RESPONSE 1-like: MTTTQRSESMNSIVKRKIDFTGILCSHILKIFTINNIVKIPSKFIRKRWTREAKVGYFEVNDSTSDQTSLSTKVLQSTRYHELCVLYVQLVIKAAERNDTYKVVKDDILRTLKSMDEMLQVGESNATNILNEVEIGVRDSHGIKGIKRKEKTVSGKRLKGALVECQK; this comes from the exons ATGACTACAACCCAAAGAAGTGAAAGTATGAATAGCATTGTGAAAAG AAAAATTGATTTTACTGGAATTTTATGTtcacatattttgaaaatatttacgATAAATAATATCGTAAAGATTCCAAGTAAGTTCATACGAAAAAGGTGGACACGAGAAGCTAAGGTTGGATATTTTGAAGTTAATGATTCAACTAGTGACCAAACTAGTTTGTCTACGAAAGTATTGCAAAGTACGCGATATCATGAACTGTGTGTATTGTATGTTCAGCTGGTAATCAAGGCAGCGGAGAGGAATGATACATATAAGGTTGTTAAAGATGATATTTTGCGTACGTTGAAGTCGATGGATGAGATGTTACAAGTTGGTGAGTCAAATgccacaaatattttaaatgaggtAGAAATTGGTGTAAGAGACTCTCATGGAATTAAAGGGATTAAAAGGAAGGAGAAAACGGTATCGGGTAAAAGGTTGAAAGGTGCCCTAGTAGAATgtcaaaaataa